The nucleotide sequence tcttttctttctacatttatgtttatgtgtactGTTAAGCACCGAGATACAAAGGCAACTTCCTCGTATGTGAACATGTGGCACCTggaaataaatctgattctgattataaACGTCTAAAAACTGAGGtgcaaccttgctctgtttgggactctgagctgcactttatcggaggTGCTGAATttaacgtgtggatttgtggtgagatgtctgcctgatcacaagtgttgttgttggttagtttcagtttcacatgatcatgatctgaaagcagcacagaatgcctgagagctgcactgacttagattctgttatagttaggctatagattttgaattgtcacacCTGCCAAGTGTGTTTCcctttgcataaataaaaacatttgcaccataaattggtgcagaaatatGGCcatgaatgcaggaaattaggTGTTTAATGCTCAACATGTTCATCTCGTCTCATGAGCACAGtgtctttccacacccctaatatTTACTAATACGTGAGACGGACATATTACAACCTTACAAttcatatgtatatataaattacATATTAATTTTTACATTCTTACACatctttgacattttaaagacaaaacaattaatcaattaattgacagAAATTGTCTAAAATCAAAAGTGTAGCTGGTGTCTGGTTATGCTTTTGTTGTTATACTCAAACAAAACCAATTAAATTTGTCCTATGAAAGGACAAAGAGGGAGAAGGGAACAGGAAAGATggagagcagcagagaaacCGAGAGGGAAACAAGGTGAGCGCTGCCAGAGGTTGAATCGTTCGCAGAGGTTGTAGCGCTGCCAGAGGTTGAATCGTTCGCAGAGGTTGTAGCGCTGCCAGAGGTTGAATCGTTCGCAGAGGTTGTAGCGCTGCCAGAGGTTGAATCGTTCGCAGAGGTTGTAGCGCTGCCAGAGGTTGTATTGTTCCCCATGAAGACGACGAATCCCGGCCGGTTGTTGCTGATCTGGCTGTTGATCCAGGACTGATACTCCGACACTCGGGAGTAGACTCCTGGGTAATTTGGCAGGGCACAGCCATTTCCAAAACTCACCACTCCACCCTGGACCCAGATAGAGTCAGTTTTACTCACCAATGGGCCGCCTGAATCCCCCTGCAGAGGTCAGACATGTCTGTTAACAccagtaagtacatttagttACAAGTAGTGTACTGAAAGTACAATTTAAGGTAGTGAGTATTTGAATTAAGTGGAAAATAATGCATGCCTCTTTTTTTACTGCAGTACACTATGtactttagttactttgcagattcagatttgAAATACAAGATTTAATTAACAAACTGACTTTTACATATACATTTAGATGTATTTTTATAGGTTGTAATAAAACTTAATTGATCCTTTGGTGAAATGAACCAGTTAATTAAGATATTggcagattatatatatatatatatatatatatatatatatacacacacacacatgtgtatgtatttctatatatttccatatttctgctctagtccatccatatatatatatgtacacacatacatacactatgagaaaaaaaaatactcctgttgtgaattgaaataaaattgaattagaATTGAATAGATATTATTAGTGGttgtaattaatacatttagttTCAGTTAGGAGCAGTGATCGCTACTGACTTATTAAGTCCCTCTATTGTCTGCCACGCTTTTTCTCGCTGTTTTGATACTGCGGCCGTGTATTTTTTCATCGTAAACACAGTAAATCTTTACACACAGTGAGTAACCGCGAATAAAGTATGCTGCACatgtcttttccatttcagcatcAATGAATCTGTGATCGACCGTGTGGTCTAGTGAAAAAGCTGTTGACGCCCATTTATCTGAATTACTTACACATGGCTTCACATAGTCGCTCCTCCTGAGCCTGTTTTGGCCTTTGTGAAACTGATAAAGCCAGGATGCAGTGATCACACTAGGTCAAGCCTAGCTTTATCTCTTATGCTGGAtttctaaattctgcttttgtgaaacagccctcggGACACAGACAAGGATAAACACAACGACGGCTCTATTGATTAGTGCAGATATAAACATTAATGGAAATGATGGAGGAGTGTTTTGCAGACAGAGTCACCTGGCAGGAGTCCTTTCCTCCCTGGGTCAGACCGGCACACATCATGTTGCTTGTGATTAAACTGTAGGCCGCGTTACAATCACTGTTCGACACGATGGGAACGCTCACCTGCTGCAGATACTCTGGGTAAGGAattgaaactgaaaaagaaaaagagattaaTGTTAAATCTGgatttttcttcctctgagccttagagctccattgttgtccagaaactattaaacccatcagtgagcctcactgctgcactgggtgacatgttccttcatcaccatgaaaacacactgtggtttatagacgggtttcttgtgtgtttgttttgtttgtttttttataaaaaaaatttattttctctttttttttcttagatGATGCAACACGCAACAGGTGAAATACATAACAGACACAACAGTATAGAGAAACAACTGTGCACAGTTGGACATAACAGCATGTTGGATATTAAAGATTTTTAAAGGcagtttgtatttgtgtgtgtgtgtgtgtgtgtgtgtgtgtgtgtgtgtgcgtatgttcAAGAAGTAGAAAATGGGAGGTGGTGTAGGGGAAACGGAGTATAGAGATTAAATGCTTTGAACAGAAAAAAGGGAAATTGGAATGGATCTGctgaacatttatttactagtcaatcttattatttttatcttttatttcatttttgtaattattatatatatctatctatatctagaTAGACAGAAAAACCATagacccaaaccatgatcttttcctaaccttatgaagtactttctgtgcctaaacctatccaaactgcaacatttcatgACTTTATTAACGCGGCATTTCAAAATGGCGCTGTTTAGAAACACTAGAAtttttttgaaagtctaaccggatgttgtatatttattgttgctaactttacccaaagttgtatatttgttgttgctaagcattgctaacttgagccctaaacgtcaataaacGACGCAAATGGTCGTTAAAaggcgacgccaaagggccttgaccgaGCGTCAAAGTGTgatgagtcgggagtgagagtgttgaaagtaaaggTGCATCTGAATATAGTAGAAAAGTTTTTTACATAAAGTGAAAtgccttttattgttttaaagtggtcatattatgctcaatttcaggttcataattatatttagaggttgtaccaaaacacgtttacatggtttaattttccaaaaacaccatatttttgtcatgctgcacattactgcagctcctcttgtGTTGTCAACCCTGTGTTGAATGCTCCGTTTAAGCTATGGAGTGAAGCATCTTACTTCTActtgatctttgttgggagttgtgCAAtacctaggtaaggactactagccaatcagaagcagagtacgGAGAGAGTCGGATCCTTAACACAGGCAGAACAACCAGAACAAACTTCACATCccagactggagcaagagtttcagagcagtaaattattaatctgtaacaaatttatctttcatacattttaactgtgcactgtgcctacatcacagtaacaggTCCACTGAATGCCTGGAGGGTctctaatgttattttaatttcgTATTTAAATAggttggtttgagggcgtgcatCTCTAGCTGCTTGGCGAACGTTATGACGGGTGTTACAAAGTGATGCAGAGAGGTTACAGAAGTAAAGACCAGACTACAAACGagttgttttcaggcagtttgCGCTGGGCTTTGGGCTTatccactttgcaaacctattacatgcataaaaaagatatataagaTTACGACttacatgtcaaaatgtcaaccTGAGATGAGCACTAATCAGCCagttaactcaaaacacctgcatttactgtactgtactttgaGAACATTTGTTATTGGTGGGCTTTTTCTTGTAACCAAGTCTTTATACACTGTAGCATAActacttttactaaagttaaACATCTGACTTCCACTGCTGGTTTAcccttattttttgttttatttgggcTCTTCTAATGATGTCATCTTGTTGATACTCttgcaaaacaatgaaaactgaATTATTTCATAAAATCATTCACAATTAACAATACATTACAAAAATTCTCACCCCCACTTTGGATGTTTCCCCATCCGGTGACCCAGCAGGTCATCCCGGCTTTAAAGACGCTGCCGTCCGCCGCCAAGCACACGGGTCTGATGTAGTCGGTGAAGGTAACAGGTGAGGACAGCTGCAGCAAGGCTATGTCGTTATTGTTTGAGTAGACATCGTAGTTGGGATTTATGATGATTTTGGAAACAGTCCGGGACACCTCGTTAGGGTTTGAGAGTTCCTGGGAGTCACGTCCGAGGTAAATGATGAGATTGGATGTGCTGGTgctgagaaacagaaaagacaaaataaaaacaaattacacattCTACATTCAGTCAttcataaaatgaataaataggTTCACCAGAGTTCATTGTTATGTGTCTTATGTgtattataacattttattcttaacaaaactcacaaaattccctttcatccctgcgacgacacagcaaaatgcgcaTCATAATGCTTGCCAAGTGGctacacgccctcaaaaacacgaCATTCAGCTTCTGCAGTatacagtgacaagacgtccgcctgctgcctctcctctcccttccaaacactagctaccctccaggcagtcagtgggcataaagttgttactgtgatgtagagacagagcccAGTTAAAACTTTATAGATGAAAGAtgcttttgttacagattaataactcaccactctgaaactctcgctccagtccatgttgccaagctggtcggcaacatgtacagctgaacccaaGCCGTAAAtaccggcttctcacgacccgccctactctgcttctgattggctagtagtccttaactaggaactgcgcatgtgcaactcccaacaaagatcatgtacaggcaagatgtatcactccatagctaaagcgaagccttcaacacagggtgaaaagaggagctgcagcaatgtgcagtatgacaaaaatatggtgttttttgaaaattaaacctgttctggtacaacccctaaataagatttttaaCCTACATACAGAAGCATTCATATCTCCTACAATCCTGGTGTTTAGCGGCGCAGTGCCACAAACTGGATGGAAACATTCAGAATTCATGTAACAACTGCAGTAGTAATGCTGTTTTTGCTGATGTATTGTTTCTTTCTGGGTTGTTATcgtcatgtgtgtttctgattTGTTTTAAAGGTCCAATGTGTAGGATTCAGTTGCATCCATATGGGGGTAAATTGATGTCAACATCATTGTAAAGACAGACTAGGAGTCACAAATACATTCAACAATTTGTGAACATAATCCACAAATAGATTCTAGATCCATAAACAAACTCTTCATGATCcacaaatagaaatcagtgactttaaaaccagaatttgaatgaatgcaaaattacttgtctgtgtgtgagggtcatattcaatttattttgcatttgtttttagtatttttacaaTGACTATGTATGCTGTTCTCGCTAACGCATGTGGTCTGGATTGCAGCACGCTGAGAGCAAAGAGAGATGATTTAAGAAAGACAAACTGAATCTGGGGGCATTAACAAGATAGCTGCTGAGTGGCTGGACTTGAAACCAGTTTCTTCGCAGTCTCTCTTGTACTTTGTAATTGTAGAAATAATTGTTATCTGTATATTTCTTAGTTGTCAGCATCGGCATCACCAGGTCATACTTCCGGGGCTTTAGGCCTGACTGTTTTGACTNNNNNNNNNNNNNNNNNNNNNNNNNNNNNNNNNNNNNNNNNNNNNNNNNNNNNNNNNNNNNNNNNNNNNNNNNNNNNNNNNNNNNNNNNNNNNNNNNNNNtgtggtcagatgagaccaaaatagaactttttggtcataattccactaaccgtgtttggaggaagaagaatgatgagtaccatcccaagaacaccatccctactgtgaagcatgggggtggtagcatcatgctttgggggtgtttttctgcacatgggacagggcgactgcactgtattaaggagaggatgaccggggccatgtattgcgagattttggggaacaacctccttccctcagttagagcattgaagatgggtcgaggccgggtcttccaacatgacaatgacccgaagcacacagccaggataaccaaggagtggctctgtaagaagcatatcaaggttctggtgtggcctagccagtctccagacctaaacccaatagtgaatctttggagggagctcaaactccgtgtttctcagcgacagcccagaaaccggactgatctagagaagatctgtgtggaggagtgggccaaaatccctcctgcagtgtgtgcaaacctggtggaaaaactacaggaaacgtttgacctctgtaattgcaaacaaaggctactgtaccaaataataacattgattttctcaggtgttcaaatacttatttgcagctgtatcatacaaatagtTATAAAATCATACATAGTGATTTctggattatatatatatatatattttttttttttagattatgtctctcacagtggacatgcacctacaaTGACAATtacagacccctccatgatttctaagtgggagaacttgcaaaatagcagggtgttcaaatacttattttcctcactgtattctaatgtgaacatgtggtaattattaattatgaaaaaacatgatttaaaaatgtttgttttaggtTTCGATAATACACCTATAGCTAAGACTCATTcaagtatctgtaaaatggcattaattgtgaaaatacgggaaattcctgaatgtattgtaacagtttgtttacgTGAAAACCCCCAAAAGTTTCCTTAAGATAACACAAATGTTATGGCTATTCACAGCTACaggtttttcatgttattttactcatgcatatttgttgaaaaaagattttatcattaaaattgtattaaacgttttacctcagatttgtgttAAGTGATcccctttaaacttgaaagaaatgatggtttgacatttatcataataattatcaatatcaaattatttgaaagtttttatcgtgattttttttattaatgtttttatatgaaatattttagCTTGCTAATGAATGTTGTCAATTACTTTCATTTGGTGATAAGTGTTGGAGAGCCAAAGGTTATTAAAGTtagatgaaatgaaatgaaggaGGAACATCAGCCGGAGTTAGCtcttttagcatttagctttaCAGCTAGCTAAGAGGCTAGCTCTAGATCCTTTTCCTGTGTCCAGCGGactttctgttctgttcactctctctgtctcctatTTTATGCAGTTCTGCAACAAGTTGACGTTAATAACACTGTCACAAGCTTGCagtaacaaaataattattctgttagctgaacaattaatttcagTGAATTCAGATCAGTTCAGTTCATTCATGCAGTTTACATgtttaatatgaataaatacagaTCATTTAGCAAGTTGTTTGCATTGTGCAAtcacagcagcacagcaatgttcTTTTTGTTGTTACAGTTCTGCATGGAAAGTGAGAAATCCAGCAATCTTTGCTGCAAAATAATTaaccatgtttttgttttcttttgtccaACAGCTCTTGTCCTTACCCACCACCCTTCACTGTTACCTCTACCTACTGTATATCTTTATATAAAACCAAGGCTCTTTTGAGAGCCACTCCCTTACTCCTTTTACTACCTCTTACTCTCTCcgtcactcactcactcactcttcCAGAGGCCCCGGTGTCTTCAAGTAAGTattgctttttaaattttttaatcttGTCCTGGTTTGTTTGAGTGAAATAAGTACataatatcaaaatatatttgtctATGTTGTATGATGTTGTTCATCTCCCGCTTGCTCTACCTCTAATAGAAATGCCAGGCCAGGGGTCAACTAGTCAAAAATGCGCGGTCTGCCACACTGAACTAAATGTAGCCTGCAAAAACTGCAACACCTGCAATGCAGAGCAGCCACATAAGCTTaggttaaaacaaaatgtaatcgGACCACCTCTCACATACAATATGATGCATATATGTTGGTATGTGATTGCTTTTATAATTTTCATGCAGGTTATACTCCAAAGGTCCCATATACGTTTTAATAACAATATCTGTtacttttatgtgtgtgtgtttgtgtccttgtATTTCTAGCTCAAAAAATTGCAGGCCCTGGGAGTAAGGGCTATATTACCTGTTTCAAggcctgaaagaaaaaaaaatgcttggGTGTCTGAGGTTTTGGCACCCCGTTGCCAGCTCAGAGAGATATCCAATACATGTCTTGAATGGATAAAGGACCTGTATGATCTTGTTATTCAAGGTAAgaatgttctgttttttataAATAACTACAAAAGtcctgtatttgatgctttgtgtCCCTGTCACAGATAAGGCTATGTTTGCCTAGACTAATGGAGCTGTCAGATTATCATTGatacttttagctaacttatTGAAACTAACTGGGAGAGGTTGAAAGCTAAACAGCCTGCTTTTTAACTGCTCACATTTACGTAACAATACAATAACATtgtgtgggtggtgatggtgcagtggataagacagaGGCCCGGGTTTGACTCCTTCTGTGACAcccatcaatgtgtccctgagtgTTAATGCCTAGTTGCTCCACAGGTGTGCGActtctgacataaatagcaattttaagtctctttaaataaaagctaaatgaataaaatgtgaatCTAAAAAGTGCATCTGCTTGGTTTTCAGCATGTTTCTCTTCCGGTTTGTACCTAATAATCACTCATGCCTGGTGGACAGGTCGCAATTTAAAAGggcaatttagagacaccaattaacctagcctgcatgtctttggatggtgggaggaagccggagcacccggagagaacccacgcggacacggggagaccATGCAAAcgccacacagaaaggccggggaaaccGGGGTTTGCCCCTGTCTTGGAAACAATCTTCTGTTAAATCAATACTTGTAGTTTGGTAGAACAATCAGTCTTTTCTGAATAATTCAGTACTTCTACAATGTAGGGTGGACCCCACAAGGTGATGCAAGACAAGGGGATGAACCCCCTACTGGACCACAAATGGTCCA is from Micropterus dolomieu isolate WLL.071019.BEF.003 ecotype Adirondacks linkage group LG02, ASM2129224v1, whole genome shotgun sequence and encodes:
- the LOC123958654 gene encoding serine protease 27-like — its product is MTCTSTSNLIIYLGRDSQELSNPNEVSRTVSKIIINPNYDVYSNNNDIALLQLSSPVTFTDYIRPVCLAADGSVFKAGMTCWVTGWGNIQSGVSIPYPEYLQQVSVPIVSNSDCNAAYSLITSNMMCAGLTQGGKDSCQGDSGGPLVSKTDSIWVQGGVVSFGNGCALPNYPGVYSRVSEYQSWINSQISNNRPGFVVFMGNNTTSGSATTSANDSTSGSATTSANDSTSGSATTSANDSTSGSATTSANDSTSGSAHLVSLSVSLLLSIFPVPFSLFVLS